From the Struthio camelus isolate bStrCam1 chromosome 19, bStrCam1.hap1, whole genome shotgun sequence genome, the window GTTACAGTTCCTGTGCTGCCAGTTGCAAAAGTGTTGTTTTCCGGCATCCCCTACTCCCCTGAGACACCACGGGAGTTGGCGTCCTCTTTTCACCTGGGAAAAAGGATTCTAGAAACCTGAAAAACTGGAAATTTCAAGAGGTTAAAACTGAGGAAAGCTAACCGCAAGAAAGTTTTTATAAAGAATCATTATATTTAATcatttaaagcaggaaaaaaatgagtctCCTCAAAGAACGTAAGCCAAAGAAACCTCATTACATCCCAAGACCGCCAGGAAAGCCATTTAAATATAAGTGCTTTCAGTGTCCCTTTACTTGCAACGAGAAATCCCATCTTTTTAACCATATGAAGTATGGTCTCTGCAAAAACTCAATTACTTTAGTATCAGAGCAGGATCGCATTATCAAGTGTCCAAAGACCAACTCCTTGGAGCCCAAACAGATAAATCAGCTAGAATCTACAGTTAAACCGACGTCTTCTAAATCTATCACAAATGGACTATCAAATCTCGATTCAAAGCCTCAATACCCTTTTGCGAAGGAAGACGCCAAGGAAAATGTTGAATTACAAAACCAGGCAACAAACACGTCAATTCAAGGACAAAAACCTGCAATTCAGAAGGAATTAACTCCTGCCAGTTCTACAACAGAAAGTGCCATCAGCATGCAGCCCCTTTTGGACAGCATTGTAAGGCCCTCAGCTTTTATTCCTGTAGGAGAACACAGAGATAGTAAAGGCCCAGAAGCGAATGAAGTATCTGAAATTATATCCCTCTCTAACAAAAGTTCACCTTTTCACGCTAaatctgcatttcatgcaccAAATCACCCATGGAAAGCAggttctccttttctcccagagTTTCCACACAAAGTTGCTCCTACAAAAGGTTTCGGCTCTATTTCACCTTATATGCAACCAATGATTCCAGAGTACTCACCCCATTTTTATGAACACAGGCTGGCTATCTATGCACCTTACTTACTTCCAGGTAATTCAGAGTGtgaaagctctgctctgtctGTCTATGGCACACAAGAGCAAAGACACTTTATTCCCCACGCTGGGCCACTTCCAAAACCGATAAACCCATCAGCATATGAACACTATCGATTGTTCCAACAATATCACTCCACTCCTCCAATACCATACGGATTTTGTAGACCAACAGATCCTCCATTTTACAGATTTTCACACGTAGCTGGTATCAACAGAGATCAAAATTCTCATCTAATGGAAGAAACTACCTTGCTGTATCCGGCTTCTTTAAGTCCATCCCAACAATACCCTCTAAGctcacataaaaaacaaacagattacGAAAAGGAAATGACATTGTTGCATGCCAAAAGTCATTCCAAAGATGaccaaaatgaaagagagaacgCTAAAATGAGCCCTCTTGCAGGAAGCGCGGCAACAGGCTCCCCTGGTAGACCTAGCCCAACCAACTTCACTCAGACAAGCCACACTTGCGAAGGTTTATTTGACCTCTCTAACAAGTCATCTGCCACATCGCTTGGCAAGTATGATCAACCAGAAGAAAACTTCACAGCTTTCAGACCTGTCAGAAAAAGCACCGATCAACCACCTCTACTTCAAAGCACGCAGACCCAGCAAGATGGAGGAGATTCACCTACcaggtaaaataataataaaattactcCATAAATTCTTGTCAGATTTGCTGAGATAATATAAAGCTAACATATATACATTTCGCATAACAgctctaaaatatttaaatttacagCACTGAGGAAAGTTATTCTATAGGATATATCTGTGCAAAATACAGTACAACCCAATCACTATAGTGGACCACTCATTCTGCTTAAGTGTCAGGTATCTCCAACATCATTACTATGCAAGTATCCACACATTTCAGGAAAATACCTGTATTAGAGTGATATGCATGGTGAAAGGGActtgggggagagagggagaaacaacATTATCAGACTTCTAgcaggaatttttattttcttctgtctaCTTCCTCAGCCCCGATTTATAAGAGTACTTGCTAGTAAATTCTCTCTTCTACCCATTCCTTTCAGCATTAATGTCACCGATGAAGATTCATATGTACCGAACGAATGCCATAACAATGAGGGTTCACTGTCCAACACCGAAGACGACACAGGGATAGCGCCCCTCAATCTTTCAAAGAAGCCCGACACAAACACAGGACCTGCTCATGAACATGCATACAAAAGCACTTCCAAAGCAGAAAGCCAAAATTTTCTAGAACTGCAAGACATGCCTCTGAATCTCTCAGTAAAAGACTCCTGTAACACAGGAAGCCTGAAAACTGCATTCCACAGTCCAGCTCATGAAAACGGTGCTGCTACTTCTCCAAAACCCAAAAATGAAAGTTCCATGGCAGACGCATGTAACCCCAAGAACCCTATTAACAGTGCCGGTGACAAATGTTCCTTCACAGCTCACCGTAATGAAGCCCAAGACTTGAGAATTATTGACAGTTGTGATGAACAGAAGCAAACAGCAGCGGTAGCTCTCTGCCAGCTGGCCGCATACAGCCCTAGCAAAGTCAGAATGGACAACGAAGGGCAGAGTCCTCAGGACTGTAATACTTCATGTACAGAAGCTACTCGTAATTCTTCCGAAGCTCAGGATACTCAAAGCAATCAAAAAgtaaaaggacaaaaaaggacAAATCAAAAAGAATCAACAAAATCACAGCAAGGCACTAAAAGAGTAAGGCCAAATGACTGTAGCAGAGTCTTCACTTTAAGGAAGAGAACAAGAGTGTCATAATAGTCCACTTTCCAATGAGTTTCCAGTTACAAAGTTAGTTACCAACTACATCAGAAAATTTCAACATTCCATCTCCTATCAGGTTTGGTCCAAGAGAAGATATATTCAACCGCTACGATGTAAATAGAAAATGTTcataattttatattaatatttttaagtaattgaACTTTCCCTTGTATAAGCTCAGATTTTGATGAGTGAATTTTTGCATTCATTACTAAAATCACAGTATATGAGATGAATCTTTAAGGTTTTTTTGCAACTGTATTATTGTAAAATAACTTTTACACGTTCTTTTCTTACAAGACGTTTAAGCTCTAGAAACAATGTTGTTCAATAACATATTGTCATAGTATTTTTCAGGCTTAATTtcatttaatagttttttttttccttgaaaaactatttttatttcactgtgcaGTAGTTTAAATAAGCTTAAAATTAAACTTAGCTCTTTAGAATTTACTCTAAAAACTGTTTTCCGTAGGAATGCACTTCACCACTATGCCATAACGCAAAACAGACCACATTTTGCTACTTAGAGGCAGACACCAGTCTAAACAAACCGAACCAAACCTCGTAAAAGCAAGTTTTTCTTATGTTGGCTAAGAACAAGAttcaatttaaaacaaagcaagcctCCCAAACTGAAGTGGAACTAGCTGTATCGATctgcacagattttaaaaaaagccagTTCATGTTTACCTTTACCTGAACCACTATGAAAACAATATTGAAAATTTCAAGATCTAAATGATTTAGGTGCCTCATCTTCTGAAGTTAGACCCTGGGCAATCTTGAACCTCCAAGCCTAAAAGGATATTTATATCATAATTTATTTCAGCTGAGGAAAACTCTCCTGGTGAAGGTTTCATTTTACTAAGCATGTATCACTAATTATCGGTTTCAGTGTACTTCTATATATGTTCTAAAACTATTTTCTGCTTCTACAACTGTGTATATAAACTtgcaatttttcaaataaatctgtGACCTGTACTTAAAATATATGGAAAGTTATTAATGGACACAAATATATTCACTACCCTATTTGCCATGCatactttgaagaagaaaatagcaaagaaattGTTAGCTAAATTTTCAGTTTACAAGTAGAATTTGGAACGATGTACCAATCAGCTCTAAAGCTTAAAAGTCAACTATTCAAGCCACTATTCATACCTACGATTAGCTCCATTTCTGTCATTCCTGACAGGCACCTAACTCGATGTCCACAAACAAATTATTCCAGAGCTTCACCTTCCTTAGAATAAGCAATTCTGTCATGTAACACTTTTCGAACTACTCTCTTGCGGCATCTTTTACCCACTACCCAGTCCTGTTCTGATAACAGGAAACAATTGTCATAAGGAGAAGTTTTCCTTTAAGGGAGGAGAACACACTGTCAGCTTTGTCTTCTTTCAACCACAAAACCTTAGTTCTTTCAGTCTGTTGTCTAAAACTGAGTACCATGAGTCATAATTTCAGTATC encodes:
- the ZNF750 gene encoding zinc finger protein 750, producing the protein MSLLKERKPKKPHYIPRPPGKPFKYKCFQCPFTCNEKSHLFNHMKYGLCKNSITLVSEQDRIIKCPKTNSLEPKQINQLESTVKPTSSKSITNGLSNLDSKPQYPFAKEDAKENVELQNQATNTSIQGQKPAIQKELTPASSTTESAISMQPLLDSIVRPSAFIPVGEHRDSKGPEANEVSEIISLSNKSSPFHAKSAFHAPNHPWKAGSPFLPEFPHKVAPTKGFGSISPYMQPMIPEYSPHFYEHRLAIYAPYLLPGNSECESSALSVYGTQEQRHFIPHAGPLPKPINPSAYEHYRLFQQYHSTPPIPYGFCRPTDPPFYRFSHVAGINRDQNSHLMEETTLLYPASLSPSQQYPLSSHKKQTDYEKEMTLLHAKSHSKDDQNERENAKMSPLAGSAATGSPGRPSPTNFTQTSHTCEGLFDLSNKSSATSLGKYDQPEENFTAFRPVRKSTDQPPLLQSTQTQQDGGDSPTSINVTDEDSYVPNECHNNEGSLSNTEDDTGIAPLNLSKKPDTNTGPAHEHAYKSTSKAESQNFLELQDMPLNLSVKDSCNTGSLKTAFHSPAHENGAATSPKPKNESSMADACNPKNPINSAGDKCSFTAHRNEAQDLRIIDSCDEQKQTAAVALCQLAAYSPSKVRMDNEGQSPQDCNTSCTEATRNSSEAQDTQSNQKVKGQKRTNQKESTKSQQGTKRVRPNDCSRVFTLRKRTRVS